The nucleotide window ATGAGTTTAGGCGACTGCATAATTATGTGCAACAATgcatgaaggaggaggaggacaacgGATATTAATGTTGCCCCACGTGCTGATTATAAGTGCCTGcaaaacttttcagcaaaatACCCTAATCTGATCACATAACACAGGAACCAACGTGATTTCACACAAGACAGCTTGGAGAAGATGGTGAAATGCACCATTGTTGCAGTAACAACAGAGATGGTACGCAAAGATTTAAAGAAATTGCTCAACCACATTCAATACTACGGAGCTTTGAAAATGCAACAAGGTatgctatggaaactgacataaGACATATTGTCCTGTTCATGAACCTACCAATTTCAATTTGGATGAAAACCTACAAACACCACTTTggtaaaaaaaattttttaaaaactcATGTCAAAGTGACCAGTGCTCTTTAAAGGAATAATCAGGAGTAAGAATACCCTAGAGCAGGgttccccaaccttttatgtaccgtggaccggtttgattcccattttttttttcacggggGTTCGtggggttccatgttccgtgttgtgcatgcattacttgaaaagaactagctccagttatgtatgaacagtgaaggtattaacaaactcttaaaaatgtgttaacaaaatatggtaacaaaacatgggaactaaacgtgcattacgaatataatcagtggaagccctgtgcttgtttccctgcaacaagaaggttccatctgggggtgatggaagacagggacaccctcagtgtgtttaaaatgtccagtcgattgcgcaatttggtcttgcagtcattgccgaaaacctggcctcgcatagatacgtggtgggaaatggtagcaacgttttcagcacTTTTCTCGGGACATCCTGCTTTGGTTTTCATCCAAAAACCctccagagaggtttcctcatagcctacacactcttaagaccactgTCACCGTcaggatattgacaaatgggttgcggacccactcattggtttgccgtggatctttggaggatgggaagtaacgctcaaactcatttgaaagcgcaacaaggtgatcgcaaGACCAGCTCgcagagaaagggccctgcctcagtctctcccaaaacccccactactgtttggaacatatcaaatacaccccgatccactcgtcatacccacaaatcaagcttggctttaaatgcagagactttatctgccagtttaaagacagtcgtcattctcccctgcagtgacaggttgaggtcattaagcaacccgaatatgtcacacaggtaagcgagttttgacacccagccctcatcactaaaatatgcagctaacggtgacttttttacaactgtgcctcaatatcctctgacatatcatcaattcgcctatggacagtgcttgcagaaagcAGTACCTGAGCTATTTTTTTAGCGGCAGCCTCCCCAAGGAGTTCATTGCACATGCCTTTACCAGCAGGCAGAATTAACTCTTCCCCAATAGTAAAGGGCTTCTTAGATTTAGCAATCCGACTAGCCACTATAAGACTTTTAGCGCAGCCACGTTCACCGATGTGGTTGCTTTACGCACtagttttttgtccttcttgctcacatttcttacgctcaaagaactcaaggggtttgtctttaagtgtaggatgcttggactctagattagttttgatggtttcattgcttcgtttgacaacttatcgccaaataccacacataaaggacttggtgcatGCGAGTCACCAGTCTCTGcgaaaccatattttaaatatgactcgtcatatttcgtattgaatgaccccttctttttctttgaggtatctggctcaccatcgtcagtgggtattattgcgaatgtgacattattgcgaattaaattgagtttatttagtttgcatgcatttttttttaaactcttgtcgtaggctacggcccggttaggcccggtggttggggaccgctgcccTAGAGTATATTTGTGGATAGTGACAGTGTTCCCAAGTGAAAGTTCAAACTCATTATCATCCATAAATAGACCCTCGGTTGTTTTTACTCCGAATTTTTCCTTTAAATGGACCACCACTGTCCGCGTCTGACACCAACCTTCCGCTGCCCAGAGcagccctcctcttctccctccggGCCAGCCATTCGCCCACTGAAGGCTCAGACACGGCCCCTCTCCGTCCAGACGCAGCCTTGGGGTACCTGCCATCTGAACCTGGGCCAACGTGAAAAGATCTGCGATCATGACAGTGTTTTACTCTGAGGAGCTCTATTAAGGAACAGTGCACAGGTGACTCATCCACTAATGATAATGTTGAGCGAGCACTCAACTAAGCGCAATCGGAAGAACTGTATCTGTGCATCTGGCATGGCATCATTCTTTCTTGAACTCAAACGTGATTAGTAAACTTAATCCATTTAACCAGTATTATATTCAATGGAATAGGCCCATGTTGTGAGTATAGAGGCAATCTAAGATGATTGGCTGGCTACCACTTGAGGGCAGTATTGAGCATCGTCAATCATGTACCTGCTGCCAATCTCTTCAAATGTTCAATTTCTCGCTCAGTCATGTGAGAAAAACGGCAGTTTgtgccaaacacacactggcCTGAAACAAAGCAGAAGACCACAATGTGAGTACATTTAAAGCACCGAAAACATTCAAAAAACATccaaaataattaattttatatatGTTGTGTAAAATACATTGGGTGAACAACAGTTGAAACCACAAAACAAATGTATGTGCCATTCAGCACTGATTTACTTCATAAATTCCTATTTTACTTAAAATTACTATgggttttttttcatgactttgGTGACAATCTTCTCTTTGTGATAAAACATATTCCATCTAAATCAGCCAACCGTGAAAGCACATTCCTTACATCATACAACCGATACACATCAACGAGTTAATCATTTTGCTAATAGGATCAACCAACATAAAAATGCTTTGTGTGTCTCCACTGTTGCTAAGTAACTGATCCCCTCCTTATATTGGCAGGTGacaaatagaataaaatagCATAATGTGTCTTAGTAAGAATTTGGGACAACACAAGCTGCCAGAACAACTTCAATGCACCTCAGCACAGTTTCTACAAATCTCTGGAACAGCAGAGCCTCCAGATCACCTCACTGTCAGTGAGACAATATCATGTATAGGTTAGGAAGCTACTCCTGAAAAAAATTATCAAGAGACTGCAAACGGTGTGGTGCTAACTTGTGGAGTTAGACCACTAAACAGGACTTCATCATTTTTAGTCATCCATTTCTTCCCAGTGTTGTACTCTTGGTCCTAAAGGCCTCAAGGAAGATTTTGATATCTAAATTTTCTGTGATGTGCATACAATGTCAGTGTATCAATGTTTTTACACATTATTTGTTCTACGTTAATGGACTATTTTTTTAAGGTGTTCACTGAGCCAAAGGTCAGGCCCTTTATCTGTTATCTTTACATAGATAGAAATATATTGCATGAATGTGAAAAATACTATCCACTTCTATGTATAGGCTAATCCTGTACACTGTGTTATCACTGTACATATTTGTCTGAGCTTAAAATGAGCTTTAATTATATAAATCGAGAATAGGCGCATTGTGCGTCATGTCATATGCATTTAAAATGGCATAGCAAAAGCAGTCtgaaacattacacacataagTATAGATGGGAGCTGTTTTTcggtgtgagtttttttttttttacacttgcTTTGACTCTGCACCCAACACATAGTgtttggggatgtgtgtgtcctccctTCATTTTTCATCTACTCATGATGTACACCACAGATGCACTTGCCCACTTCTTGAAGAGTTTTGTGAAGGATGCCTCATCCAACTTTATCGCTTTTCCACATCTCTTTGTAGAGCAGTGAATATGTTTTTTGCGCCAGTGAGCTCTCAAATGTGCATTCATCTTTGTTGTAAGAGATAAATGCACTTAAACCCTACTCTGATATCCTTTTGTATGCATTAGGGGtaaataagtaggcctactgattgTCAGTCACCCAAGGGTTGCCTAAGACTCATGCAAAAACATTACCGTCATTGAACGAAAGTCGCGGACCACAATTTCTAACCCTATTTAGTGATATATTTCCCAAAGATCTAAATGCACCAAGTAATGTTTACACAGACGCTCACAAATCTTGTGGAAAGCCTTCCCAGATTAGTGGAAGCTGTTATGGGACCAGTTCCACATTAATGCCTATGGATTTAGAATGGGATGTCACTGATGGGTGCACGGCCTCTCACCTGTCTGAAGGAATTTCCTACAAGGTTTCTTTGTCTGTTCATCTGTAAGAATGGCTGCAGCGTCTGTGGAcaggcaacaacaaaaaatcacCCAAACTTAACATCCACTTCTGTTCATGTGCAAGCTGTTACACACTGTCATAATAATATCTCGTGTTCGAGGCTGAAGTGGACACGTGTGTTTATGTTCTGTGAATAAGAAAGAATGGGTTACTATGAACACAGAAAATGAGTAATGGTACCTCGGAAATTGTCAAACCATGCCTTCTTTGCTCTGTGATGTTGAACACCGTTTAAATGTTTTTTCCTGTTATGCATGTTGTCCTGAAAACTTCGGTCACAGTAATCACAGTAGTAACGCTTCCCCATGGTCACTTCTCGTTAGCCAATGTTAATTAGGCTAACTTACTTACACTAACGAATAACGGACGTTAGGCTCAACCAACACGTTATCTACATCAAACGTTAAAAGTCCTTCTATGACATATGGCAAGTTGAATGAAAAGCATTTTACACAATTTCCTTAGAATCTAGCGcttattttctttctgttgaCCACGGCGTTAGACACTAACCATTTTCCGACATGAGCTCATATAACTTCCAGGTCACTACAGCTATGTCATCAAATTAAAAGTCGCGtcaatattgcattttgaatAACATGAACTGAAGCTATCTGTCACTTACCAATTTTGATTGTTAGTAATTGTGTTGTAAACATTTCACATGCCAAACTATGCAGAGAAGGAGAATTTCTCTGATTGCAGAAAGCAGAGCAGCTTGGGTATTTATTGATGAGTATTCAAATCTAACCACACCCAAAGGTCGACAATGTTAGGATATCAACAATGGTAATTATCAAAACTCCCATCGATGTCTACTAATTGAAAGCATTCTCTCCTTGCGTAAACCCCAGACTAATGGTAAAACCATGGCtaaaaccagagaatgtctggACGGGTTAAGAGAAgtatcaaacttttattttgaaagacaATAATGGTCTCGACTTTTTTCCCCCTACTTATCCAGGCTGATTTCCTTAACGTCATTCTTTCTACCAACATGGCGCTAGCAAAGAGTGTCTACAACTTGATCTTCAGGAGGACGTCAACCTTCGCCATAACCATTATGGTTGGAGCTGTCGTCTTTGAGCGAGTGTTTGACCAAGGTGGAGACGCGATATTTGAGCAGATAAATCGCGGGGTGAGTATTGAATATATAAAAATTAGATGACCGGGGTTTCGGCCTGACCTTTCGTAAGAGAGGACGTCTGACGTTAGCTTATAAACCCAGCGTTAGCTGCTAGCTGACAGTCTCATCAGATATTGCAGCATTCTAGCGGTATGGTTAGCAAACGCGCTGTAGCTAGTTGATGGAGAGCTAGTTTAACATTGATATTCAATGTTGACAAATTTGAGTATATAGTATTGTTTGTCGATTTTGTTGACAGAAACTGTGGaaacacatcaaacacaacTACGAAGAGAAAGACGAAGAATAACTTCGAGAAACAGCGTTCAGTGGGTCTGAGGCCGGCTGCATTCCCAGTCCCAGAGTTGACCCTGACAACACCAGCACCATGGACTGTGTCCTCATCTGCCACAACCATCGTCATCTGGCACAAAGCCCAAGTGTGTGGGAATATAACGTTTATGTTAAAGACTTTGAAGGATTCAAAAGTCCTGGATTGTTGGTGtcgcctcctcttcctccttcgtCATACTTTAATGCAGCCTCCCATGTCGTCGTCATGTCTCTTACTTTGTGTGGAAATGGCTAATTTTATGTTAACGTTAATAAATCTAACAGTTACCTACACTTAGacatgtgttttgttgtgttacTGACATTTTGCAGATAGAAATGGATAGGCTATGTGCCTCCTCCACAACTGACTGCTGCCTACAGTGGTTCAGTAAAGAGTTCAGATGGGCACTCATAAATAAATCATTGTACCATCCTTCTTGACTGGGGTAAATATGGCACTTCAGTCTTTGTGCTACTACTTAAACCAGACCTTTCACTTGTATGTGTAGATCAAGTATAGGGAAATGTAATTTCTATCCATTAGATTTGGCCTGTCCTGTAAGGCAAATGCGCTAAAGATTTGGCATATTTAGTGTCCTCATACCTGAAGTTTGCGTAATCCACAGGCTTTAAATCTTGCCCTGTGATTTTGAAGAGTCTTTAAAGGACACCAGCAGAGCATAATTCAAGTTTCTTGGTGTTGTATGCCCCCAACGTTCTCAacgtcttcaaggcagcgctgcctggaaggcactagggttagggttgagGTTTgctttaggattaggtgcctttaagtcagtggTGAGAGCGCTGCCAGGAAGACGacattgggggcataaaacaccatcgagcataATTCAAATAAGACTTTTTCGATTTGGTTTTATGAAGCTAGGCTGAAAAGACTGGTTAGATTCAGTTTTATGAAGCTAGGTTGACAAAAGTATTTGCCACTTGGTGGACCAAGTGTTAAGTTTAGAAACAAGAAGTGTGGTATTGCATAATTTTAACTTGCCCTTTTACACCTTTAAGGCAAGACTGGACATATAAGATTAAGTTATGAAAGGCAAGCATGAGAAGTatatagtaagtataagtatactccagtgcgggaaatttggtctctgcatttatcccaatccatgaatgagtgaaacacacacagcacacagtgaggtaaagcacacactaacccagagcagtgagctgcctgctacagcggcactctgagagcagtgaggggttaggtgccttgctcaagggcacttcagccatggatgtggccataggagagcagtgctcaaccacttccccgtTATATTGTTCAGATTTTACTGATAATCCCTTGCTGTTGTGGATATTATATTAGATTTAGCAGACACATACCCATCCTTAGGTGCTATATCAGTAttatattgtaggcctacattgataATAGTCATCACTCAAAACTCAAATTCTGGCTTCATGTGGACCTACAGCAGTTGCAGCTTAATTGGTGTTCAGGCAACTACAAGGTAAGAACTACAAGGTCACTCGGAGTGCAGACCTCTGCCAAGGCCATGTAGGTTATCTCTGGTCTGTGCAAGTCAAACTTAAGAAATCATTGTTTAATTGGCttttatatataagtatatatactcttttgattctgtgagggaaatttggtctctttaTCCCAAttatgaaacacactcagcacacagtgaggtgaagcacacacaaatcccagcacagtgagctgcctgcaacaacagcggcgctcggggagcagtgaggggttaggtgccttgctcaagggcacttcagccgtgcctactggtcggggtttgaaccggcaaccctccggttacaagtctgaagcactaaccagtaggccccaTATGTAGATTTTAACACTATAGCAGATGTGCATCAACTTCAAGGAAATTAATTTGATGAAAATGCTGCATTGTCGCCGATTGTGCCATTAATTGATCAATTCTGTCATgaaaacacctacacacaattTCATGAACCCCAAAGTTACTGTTTTGGGTGAGATTGTCTGTAAAGAAATGCATTTCCTTGCTTTGAACGGTGGAGGGCAAACTAGTGAATGCCATATGGCACAACGGTAACAACAGCGTTGTAGTTGGCCCATGAGTCAGATCTGCTCCAAAATATTATGGGTTTGTTCTTTTACCATCTCTTTGGACAAATCACTCAATCCAGCGCACCAAGCCCAACCCATGTCACTTCTTATCTGTAAACccctttaaagggaaacttggaaGGATTTcccctctgcatgtgcattatgctatttcaaactgtgggaaaaggtaacgataaagcacatggatttgtttaaaagctagcgaacggttagcataagtttagcagaactatgtggatctTACAAgataagaaacacgatttaaaacgagtttcttgtttctcacttctctttccgggacgataagtctcaatgttgcaaggttggttttccgcctggggcgCTTAGGGCGAaagggaaagtcaccattttcaccggaacaggtcatttaaccctCCGAaggatttctaaacgggtttattatgttgaaatagttgccaagtgtCCCTTTAAAAGGACATTTTAGTGGATAGCCTACACTCTGCAAACAAAAATTGGCCACAAGGTGTCACTATTCACTAGTACTTTAACTACCTGAGGTTTTGTCAGCCAAGGTCCTTAAAGATATAtagtttttaaaaacaaagttgtGTCACACATCCCATAATTAATGAAATAAGGGAACAGTATTACATTAGTCTAGATGGGGGTTGCATTGCATTCATCAAGATTCTTCATTTAAGGTATTTTTTAGTAGATTGCAACACAATTGCTgagactatgtgtgtgttgccttgTTTTATGAAGCATTCAGGGCTAGCCTTAATCCATGTACATGGGGAACAGGTCCTAGTCTTGTAGATGGTTTCATCTTAATAAGTATTCAGCCAACAAAAGCTATGTAAAACTATCTATGATCGGCCTATCTCAAACTACACTGATTTTCTTCTCCCTCTAGTAAAAGCCCATTATGAGCAGCATCTAAATTTGAGGCTGGTCCATATCCCTCTTTCAATAAAGTGCccacaaggtgtcactataGTACTTTAATCaagttaaaacagataacaGTTGGAACATCAAAGTCAAACCACCAGGTTTGCCAGCTAAGCATAAATATGCATATTTTTGAGTTCAGAAACAAGCATGTTACATATACAGTGATGAAAAATATGATTGACCCCCTTGGagtcaacacattttcaatACATAATAGGTCTGGAGACAGACAATCAATGGTTCTCATAGAGTTGTGTGCAAAATTCTGGACTTTCTCAGTCTCATTAAAATACGTCGCATAGGCCTTTATAACAGTCAGTGTATAATTTATACACTGTAAGATTTACCCATTAGTAAGTTTAGAGATTTAATGCATGGATACATTTACCTTGTAGTCACTATTCAAAACATCATGAAACAGGCTTTGCTTTCTtctgttaaaataataaatgtattCATGACTGCTTTGTGCATCATTATAACCAGCTTCATGAAATAGTCACCTGGAATGCTTGATTAAAGCAGCTAAGAAGTACTCATCATGTATCCAACCGTTCAGGTAGGAAAACCAATCCCAGTGTGTAACTTTAGGTGACTGAGATAGCCAAGAGTGTGAAATGCTGTCATCAAAAAATTGTCCACTTTGAAAGTCTAAAATATTTTGCtattttaacatttacattATTTTGTTTAGGCACCCCAGTTATTTTAGAGTTCTGAGTGTTCAGTACAATGTAAAAAAAGACATATAAACTTTCAGGAGTCAAGAGTGCAAGAAGGTTTTAGGTTGTTGTTTACCATCAACTGCCAAATACATCATTTGTCAcagtattgtttttgtttctaaTTTTGTAGTCGAAACTCGTAAATTGTGTGTATATAACCTATTTTATGACTGCATTTTAATCTTCAGTGTTGTGTTCAATGTACTCATGTCAGGGTCTCTAACAATATTGATGAATATTTAGGGTATGCTCTCCAATAAAGCAACCAAACTGTGCCACTTAACACTGAACAGCTTTCAGATAGAATCAGTTATCATCTCAtttttattataggcctacacacacacacacagagagagagagagagaaaaagagagagagacatgaaatGCATTCATAGAAGATTTTATATGCACACAATTTGTTGAATAATTAGAGACAAAAACAAGTCGTTGACAAATGATGTATCTGACAGTTGATGGTAAACAACAACCTAAACCTAacctaacaaaaactaaaagaactgaccacattactccaattcttaagtccttgcactggcttccagtaagtcacagaattgactttaaagcactattgcttgtttataaattagtaaatggagcaggacctaaatacttgtcagacatgcttcagcagtacacaccttctcgtcctctcaggtcccaggtgaaaaacctgctagtaaaacctacagttagaactaagaTAGCAATTACTCATTGAATCTATGTTAAATCAACATTATTTTGTCAATGTTAAAATCATTGAGTCAACGTCGCACTTAAACATTGATCCTATAACATTTTGCACCCTCTATTAATATTGAAGCAATGTTGAAATTCCAACTACAGATCAACAgaatttcaatggtatttcaattaaaatgaatattgaaacaacgttgaaattacaaccaaactaaagatcaatgcgatttcaatggtatttcaattgatattaaacctcagtaaaccactTTTAATCTGgaaaaatattgggaaattcacaTCCTGCTTTAtatacagccaggataaatttgactaggcctagtatggctggtttaggctacacaatcgtgcataaataaccagacaacttatcagtttgaaaatcaAGTGCATTTATTAACTCTTCTTCATTTAGAAATTCACGTGTGTTGTGCTTCCCTGCCATCCATTCAGTAGTATAGCATTCATAGACCACCCGTTCGCAGTTAGCCCTCCACcatccagtagcagagtgaagtggcacctaacagaaacagaagaaaaagagatagacagtgttagataaatatgttcaactgaaggctacttataattgaaactttagaataatcatagaatatatattctatatgtttgttgagtttgctgtcaaaatgccaggctgaagatggtgttagaaTAATTCAGTTTCGcaagctgggtgagctcattgaacATGCCGTGTTTGCTAGCAGCACCAGCCATTCGGGCAGCTCTGTTCGTCCTAACACTTTTGCTGCCCAATGAACGGTTAATGATAGCAGTCTAGTCAGATATGACTTAAAGTTGACTTATATCAGTATTGCTaaagttagcctattaaactcacAAAAATATGATCACCAGGAGTTGCATAAATGTTAGCTAAATCTCCACGtaaaccagcagcacatcttcAGCCTATAATTTTGACAGCCTAGAAGCTAACGTTACCggtaggcctag belongs to Alosa alosa isolate M-15738 ecotype Scorff River chromosome 23, AALO_Geno_1.1, whole genome shotgun sequence and includes:
- the LOC125288874 gene encoding cytochrome b-c1 complex subunit 9 produces the protein MALAKSVYNLIFRRTSTFAITIMVGAVVFERVFDQGGDAIFEQINRGKLWKHIKHNYEEKDEE
- the zmat5 gene encoding zinc finger matrin-type protein 5, with translation MGKRYYCDYCDRSFQDNMHNRKKHLNGVQHHRAKKAWFDNFRDAAAILTDEQTKKPCRKFLQTGQCVFGTNCRFSHMTEREIEHLKRLAAGSDGRYPKAASGRRGAVSEPSVGEWLARREKRRAALGSGSVLSDEEDEKPLGLDLPHHFLSIPDLPPSLMPPPPSGWTTTLQSQWG